One Microbacterium marinum genomic window carries:
- the thrB gene encoding homoserine kinase has protein sequence MTLPGRSVAVRVPATSANLGPGFDTLGLALSVHDELVVTVLPGPGLEIVVAGEGAQDVPTDASHLVVRSMAYAFEACGRAMPGIRLEARNAIPHGRGMGSSGAAVVAGLLAAKGLLAGDVELGPETLLRLATELEGHPDNVAPALFGGLTIAWVDDHGPQHKKLAVHRGVSPLVFVPDFTMSTSVARGLAPLQVTREDAVFNVSRSALLIAALTQSPELLMAATEDKLHQSYRAQAMPETDKLVRGLRAGGFAAVVSGAGPSVLVLADGPGRRLDAVDHAAALTDTRWLPRLLAVDVKGGTVRDNAEDAT, from the coding sequence ATGACCCTCCCCGGCCGCAGCGTCGCCGTCCGCGTGCCGGCGACCAGCGCCAACCTCGGCCCCGGGTTCGACACGCTCGGTCTCGCTCTCAGCGTCCACGACGAGCTCGTCGTGACTGTGCTCCCGGGGCCCGGCCTCGAGATCGTCGTCGCCGGAGAGGGCGCGCAGGACGTGCCGACGGATGCGTCCCACCTCGTCGTGCGCTCGATGGCTTACGCGTTCGAGGCGTGTGGGCGGGCGATGCCCGGTATCCGCCTCGAGGCGCGCAATGCGATCCCACACGGGCGCGGCATGGGCTCGTCCGGGGCTGCCGTCGTCGCGGGACTCCTCGCGGCCAAGGGACTTCTGGCCGGCGACGTCGAGCTCGGCCCGGAGACGCTGCTGCGGCTGGCGACGGAACTCGAGGGACACCCCGACAACGTCGCACCCGCCCTGTTCGGCGGACTGACGATCGCGTGGGTCGACGACCACGGTCCTCAGCACAAGAAGCTCGCCGTGCACCGTGGGGTGTCGCCGCTCGTGTTCGTACCGGATTTCACGATGTCCACCTCCGTCGCCCGAGGGTTGGCGCCGCTCCAGGTGACCCGTGAGGATGCGGTCTTCAACGTGTCGCGGTCGGCGCTGCTGATCGCCGCGCTCACCCAGAGCCCGGAACTCCTCATGGCGGCGACCGAGGACAAGCTCCACCAGTCCTATCGCGCGCAGGCCATGCCCGAGACCGACAAGCTCGTCCGAGGGCTCCGAGCGGGCGGTTTCGCCGCCGTCGTCTCGGGTGCCGGGCCGAGCGTGCTCGTCCTGGCGGACGGCCCCGGAAGGCGGCTCGATGCCGTCGACCATGCCGCTGCGCTCACCGACACGCGGTGGCTTCCACGCCTGCTGGCCGTCGATGTCAAGGGTGGTACAGTGAGGGACAACGCGGAGGATGCCACGTAA
- the rho gene encoding transcription termination factor Rho, protein MESISEIQTGDDVATTTDAPASAAVENTEAAAPAEAEKPAKAPRKRAPRRAKSTDAPDAAAGTDTAAADAAPAADAAEAPVEADEAAPAAPARKKPARRSAAAKAAEEAAAAEATEAPAQSAPEVAPDESAPEQGAPEQGAPEQGAEADAPADGDTSAEGDKPAEGEGSARSRSRSRSRSRNRNKGENGQASQNGQNGQGNQNGQGNQNTQGNQNQGGSDKPAIDDRNDDEQGQGRGRQRNKRRGQNGPADEFDTEIGEDDVLIPIAGILDVLDNYAFVRTTGYLPGQSDVYVSLGQVKKYNLRKGDAVVGAIKQPREGEQSSRQKYNALVKVDAINGLSVDDAASRVEFSKLTPLYPQERLRLETAPEKLTQRIIDLVAPIGKGQRGLIVAPPKAGKTIVLQQIANAIATNNPEVHLMVVLVDERPEEVTDMQRTVKGEVIASTFDRPAEDHTTVAELAIERAKRLVELGRDVVVLLDSITRLGRAYNISAPTSGRVLTGGVDASALYPPKRFFGAARNIENGGSLTILATALVETGSKMDEVIFEEFKGTGNSELRLSRQLADKRIFPAVDVNASSTRREEMLLSNDEVKITWKLRRALAGLDPQQALEVVLGKLKETGSNVEFLVQMQKSIPAPAAGGHGGGHDNSIR, encoded by the coding sequence GTGGAGTCCATCTCCGAGATCCAGACCGGCGACGACGTCGCCACCACCACCGACGCCCCGGCATCCGCCGCCGTCGAGAACACCGAAGCGGCAGCACCCGCCGAGGCTGAGAAGCCCGCGAAGGCGCCGCGCAAGCGCGCACCGCGCCGCGCAAAGAGCACCGACGCTCCGGACGCTGCAGCCGGCACCGACACGGCAGCCGCCGACGCAGCCCCCGCCGCCGACGCGGCGGAGGCGCCCGTCGAGGCCGACGAGGCGGCCCCCGCCGCCCCCGCGCGCAAGAAGCCCGCGCGCCGTTCTGCGGCCGCCAAGGCCGCCGAGGAAGCCGCCGCAGCGGAAGCCACCGAGGCGCCCGCGCAGTCTGCTCCCGAGGTCGCGCCCGACGAGTCCGCGCCCGAGCAGGGCGCTCCCGAGCAGGGCGCCCCCGAGCAGGGCGCCGAGGCCGACGCGCCCGCCGACGGCGACACGTCTGCCGAGGGCGACAAGCCCGCCGAGGGCGAGGGGTCGGCGCGCAGCCGCTCCCGGTCGCGCAGCCGCAGCCGCAACCGCAATAAGGGCGAGAACGGCCAGGCTTCCCAGAACGGTCAGAACGGCCAGGGCAACCAGAACGGCCAGGGAAACCAGAACACCCAGGGCAACCAGAACCAGGGCGGCTCCGACAAGCCCGCGATCGACGACCGGAACGACGACGAGCAGGGCCAGGGCCGCGGCCGCCAGCGCAACAAGCGCCGCGGCCAGAACGGTCCCGCAGACGAGTTCGACACCGAGATCGGCGAGGACGACGTCCTGATCCCGATCGCCGGCATCCTCGACGTCCTCGACAACTACGCCTTCGTCCGCACCACGGGATACCTCCCCGGCCAGAGCGACGTCTACGTCTCGCTCGGTCAGGTGAAGAAGTACAACCTGCGCAAGGGTGACGCGGTCGTCGGTGCCATCAAGCAGCCCCGCGAGGGCGAGCAGTCCAGCCGCCAGAAGTACAACGCGCTGGTCAAGGTCGACGCCATCAACGGTCTGTCGGTGGACGACGCGGCATCCCGTGTCGAGTTCTCGAAGCTGACCCCCCTCTACCCGCAGGAGCGCCTGCGTCTGGAGACGGCGCCCGAGAAGCTCACCCAGCGGATCATCGACCTCGTGGCTCCCATCGGCAAGGGACAGCGCGGCCTGATCGTCGCGCCGCCCAAGGCCGGCAAGACGATCGTGCTGCAGCAGATCGCGAACGCGATCGCGACGAACAACCCCGAGGTCCACCTCATGGTGGTGCTCGTCGACGAGCGGCCCGAAGAGGTCACCGACATGCAGCGCACGGTCAAGGGAGAGGTCATCGCCTCCACCTTCGATCGTCCCGCCGAGGACCACACGACCGTCGCCGAGCTCGCCATCGAGCGCGCCAAGCGTCTCGTCGAGCTGGGTCGCGACGTCGTCGTGCTGCTCGACTCGATCACCCGCCTCGGCCGCGCGTACAACATCTCGGCGCCCACCTCGGGTCGCGTGCTCACCGGTGGCGTCGACGCCTCGGCGCTCTACCCGCCCAAGCGCTTCTTCGGCGCGGCCCGCAACATCGAAAACGGCGGCTCGCTGACGATCCTCGCCACCGCGCTCGTGGAGACCGGCTCCAAGATGGACGAGGTCATCTTCGAGGAGTTCAAGGGAACCGGCAACAGCGAGCTGCGACTGTCGCGCCAGCTCGCCGACAAGCGCATCTTCCCGGCCGTCGACGTCAACGCGTCCTCGACCCGCCGCGAAGAGATGCTGCTCTCGAACGACGAGGTCAAGATCACGTGGAAGCTGCGCCGGGCCCTCGCGGGCCTCGACCCGCAGCAGGCGCTGGAGGTCGTGCTCGGCAAGCTCAAGGAGACCGGCTCCAACGTCGAGTTCCTCGTGCAGATGCAGAAGTCGATCCCGGCACCCGCAGCCGGCGGCCACGGTGGCGGGCACGACAACAGCATCCGCTGA
- a CDS encoding homoserine dehydrogenase, translating to MIEPRRLRVALLGAGAVGSQVARLLLAHADELAERAGAPLDLVGIAVRDVHARREADLPAELFTTDADTLIAGADIVIEVTGGLEPARTRILHALTSGADVVTANKALLATHGTEIFEAADQVGATVAYEAAVAGAIPIIRPLRDSLAGDRVRRIMGIVNGTTNYILDRMDREGLDFDEVLAEAQRLGYAEADPTADVEGFDAAQKAAILASLAFHTSVPLTAVHREGITSIDAGVIDAARKAGYVVKLLAVCERLVDQPDAAPSGEAISVRVYPALVPRDHPLASVHGANNAVFVEAEAAGPLMFYGAGAGGVQTASAVLGDVVSAARRHIVGGPGVGESTRAGLPIVPIGRITTSCQITLEVDDRPGVLATVAGILSDGNVSIATVEQTTSGGAAAEEGEDAVAHLVIGTHTAREQDLADTVERLAANAAVRRVVSVLRVEGD from the coding sequence ATGATCGAACCCCGTCGCCTGCGCGTCGCGCTGCTGGGAGCCGGCGCGGTCGGCTCCCAGGTCGCGCGTCTGCTGCTGGCCCACGCCGACGAGCTCGCCGAGCGCGCCGGCGCGCCGCTGGATCTCGTCGGCATCGCCGTGCGCGATGTCCACGCCCGCCGTGAGGCCGATCTGCCCGCCGAGCTGTTCACGACCGACGCCGACACGCTCATCGCGGGGGCCGACATCGTCATCGAGGTGACCGGCGGGCTGGAGCCCGCGCGGACGCGGATCCTGCACGCACTGACGTCGGGCGCCGATGTCGTGACGGCCAACAAGGCCCTGCTGGCAACCCATGGCACCGAGATCTTCGAGGCGGCAGACCAGGTGGGTGCCACGGTCGCCTACGAGGCCGCCGTCGCCGGGGCGATCCCCATCATCCGGCCGCTGCGCGACTCCCTCGCCGGCGACCGCGTTCGGCGCATCATGGGCATCGTCAACGGGACCACCAACTACATCCTCGATCGGATGGACCGTGAAGGGCTGGACTTCGACGAGGTGCTCGCCGAGGCGCAGCGCCTCGGATACGCCGAAGCCGACCCGACCGCCGACGTCGAGGGATTCGACGCGGCCCAGAAGGCGGCGATCCTCGCCAGCCTGGCGTTCCACACCTCCGTGCCGCTGACGGCCGTCCACCGCGAGGGCATCACCTCGATCGACGCCGGTGTCATCGACGCCGCCCGCAAGGCCGGATACGTCGTCAAGCTGCTCGCCGTGTGCGAGCGCCTCGTCGATCAGCCCGACGCGGCGCCGTCGGGGGAGGCCATCTCGGTCCGCGTGTACCCCGCTCTGGTTCCCCGGGACCACCCGCTCGCCTCGGTGCACGGCGCCAACAACGCGGTCTTCGTCGAGGCCGAAGCCGCCGGTCCCCTCATGTTCTACGGCGCCGGCGCCGGCGGCGTTCAGACGGCCTCGGCCGTGCTCGGCGACGTCGTCTCGGCTGCCCGACGCCACATCGTCGGCGGGCCGGGGGTGGGGGAGTCCACCCGCGCGGGCCTGCCGATCGTCCCGATCGGCCGCATCACGACGAGCTGCCAGATCACCCTCGAGGTCGACGACCGTCCCGGTGTGCTGGCCACGGTCGCCGGCATCCTCAGCGACGGGAACGTGTCGATCGCGACCGTCGAGCAGACCACCTCCGGCGGCGCCGCCGCCGAGGAGGGCGAGGATGCCGTCGCGCACCTCGTCATCGGAACCCACACGGCCCGGGAGCAGGACCTGGCCGACACCGTCGAGCGCCTGGCGGCCAACGCCGCCGTGCGCCGGGTGGTCTCGGTCCTGCGCGTAGAAGGAGACTGA
- the epsC gene encoding serine O-acetyltransferase EpsC: protein MLRAAREDIAAAKLRDPAARGGVEIALLYPGLHAVWSHRAAHALWVRGLRFPARALSQITRWLTGIEIHPGARIGSRFFIDHGMGVVIGETAEVGDDVMLYHGVTLGGRTRDAGKRHPTLEDGVAVGAGAKILGPVRIGAHSVVGANAVVTKDAPADSVLVGVPARARRRTASEDTRALLTAPEYHI from the coding sequence ATGCTCCGCGCGGCGCGCGAAGACATCGCCGCCGCGAAGCTGCGCGATCCCGCCGCCCGCGGTGGCGTCGAGATCGCGCTCCTCTACCCCGGTCTCCACGCCGTCTGGAGCCACCGTGCGGCGCACGCCCTCTGGGTCCGAGGGCTCCGCTTCCCCGCTCGCGCCCTGTCACAGATCACCCGATGGCTGACCGGCATCGAGATCCATCCCGGCGCCCGCATCGGGTCGCGATTCTTCATCGACCACGGGATGGGCGTGGTCATCGGCGAGACGGCCGAGGTCGGTGACGACGTCATGCTGTACCACGGCGTCACCCTCGGAGGGCGCACGCGGGATGCCGGGAAGCGGCATCCGACGCTCGAAGACGGCGTCGCCGTGGGGGCGGGGGCGAAGATCCTCGGTCCGGTGCGGATCGGCGCCCACTCCGTCGTCGGTGCGAACGCTGTCGTCACGAAGGACGCACCCGCGGACTCCGTGCTCGTCGGGGTTCCGGCCCGCGCGCGACGTCGCACAGCCAGTGAGGACACCCGCGCGCTCCTGACCGCGCCCGAGTACCACATCTGA
- the prfA gene encoding peptide chain release factor 1 encodes MFESVQSLIDEHRAVQEELSDPAVHADAARAKRVNRRYAELSRIVAAYDAWTAASDDLAAARELAREDAAFADEVPVLEDGLAAAQERLRRLLIPRDPDDARDVIMEIKAGEGGAESALFAADLLRMYLQYAASKGWKTELLERNESDLGGYKDVQVAIKGSSSDPAQGVWAHLKYEGGVHRVQRVPATESQGRIHTSTTGVLVFPEVDEPEEVQIDPNDLKIDVFRSSGPGGQSVNTTDSAVRITHVPTGIVVSMQNEKSQLQNREAGMRVLRARLLAKQQEERDAAASDARRSQIRGMDRSERIRTYNFPENRIADHRTGYKAYNLDQVMDGALAPIIESAISADEEAQLAALGADD; translated from the coding sequence ATGTTCGAGTCCGTCCAGTCGCTGATCGACGAGCACCGCGCGGTGCAGGAGGAGCTCTCCGACCCCGCGGTGCACGCCGATGCGGCACGCGCCAAGCGCGTCAACCGTCGGTACGCGGAGCTGTCGCGCATCGTCGCGGCGTACGACGCGTGGACGGCTGCGTCCGACGATCTGGCGGCGGCGCGTGAGCTTGCCCGCGAGGATGCCGCGTTCGCGGATGAGGTTCCGGTCCTCGAAGACGGCCTCGCGGCGGCTCAGGAACGGCTGCGGCGCCTGCTCATCCCGCGTGACCCCGACGACGCGCGGGACGTGATCATGGAGATCAAGGCGGGCGAGGGCGGCGCGGAATCCGCGCTGTTCGCCGCAGATCTGCTGCGCATGTACCTGCAGTACGCCGCGTCGAAGGGGTGGAAGACCGAGCTCCTCGAGCGCAACGAGAGCGACCTCGGCGGCTACAAGGACGTGCAGGTCGCGATCAAGGGCTCCAGTTCCGATCCGGCGCAGGGCGTTTGGGCGCACCTGAAGTACGAGGGCGGCGTGCACCGCGTGCAGCGCGTGCCCGCGACCGAGTCGCAGGGCCGTATCCACACCTCCACCACGGGCGTGCTCGTGTTCCCCGAGGTGGACGAGCCCGAAGAGGTTCAGATCGACCCGAACGATCTGAAGATCGATGTCTTCCGTTCCTCCGGCCCCGGCGGCCAATCGGTGAACACGACCGACTCCGCCGTGCGGATCACGCACGTGCCCACCGGCATCGTCGTGTCGATGCAGAACGAGAAGAGCCAGCTGCAGAACCGCGAGGCGGGCATGCGCGTGCTGCGCGCGCGCCTGCTCGCCAAACAGCAGGAAGAGCGGGATGCCGCGGCATCCGATGCCCGGAGATCGCAGATCCGGGGCATGGACCGCTCGGAGCGCATCCGCACCTACAACTTCCCCGAGAACCGCATCGCGGATCACCGCACGGGGTACAAGGCCTACAACCTCGACCAGGTGATGGACGGCGCTCTCGCGCCGATCATCGAGTCGGCGATCTCCGCCGACGAAGAGGCGCAGCTGGCGGCGCTGGGCGCCGACGACTGA
- the thrC gene encoding threonine synthase: MAHVWRGVLREFADRLGVTDASTVVTLGEGGTPLIPAASLSRLTGADVYVKFEGMNPTGSFKDRGMTVALSRAVEHGAEAVICASTGNTSASAAAYAAHAGITAAVLVPEGKIAMGKLSQAVAHDGRLIQIRGNFDDCLEIARELATGYKVHLVNSVNPDRIEGQKTAAYEVVSQLGDAPDFHFIPVGNAGNYTAYSRGYREEAARGVATKVPRMFGFQAEGSAPLVRGEVVKHPETIASAIRIGNPASWELALEAKSATDGWFGAIDDDRILAAQKLLAGTVGVFVEPASAISVAGLLDRAEAGVIPAGATVVLTVTGHGLKDPQWALRNTDGSQVEPLVVDAATSEVASALDLTPVQG; encoded by the coding sequence ATGGCACACGTCTGGCGCGGAGTCCTCCGCGAATTCGCCGATCGGCTCGGTGTCACCGATGCCTCCACCGTCGTGACGCTCGGCGAGGGCGGCACCCCGCTCATCCCCGCCGCGTCGCTGTCGCGCCTCACCGGCGCCGACGTCTACGTCAAGTTCGAAGGAATGAACCCCACGGGCTCGTTCAAGGACCGCGGCATGACGGTCGCGCTCTCGCGCGCGGTCGAGCATGGCGCCGAAGCCGTCATCTGCGCCTCGACGGGCAACACGTCGGCATCCGCCGCGGCGTACGCCGCACACGCGGGGATCACTGCGGCGGTGCTCGTGCCCGAGGGCAAGATCGCGATGGGCAAGCTGAGCCAGGCGGTCGCCCACGACGGACGCCTCATCCAGATCCGCGGCAACTTCGACGACTGTCTCGAGATCGCACGCGAGCTCGCCACCGGGTACAAGGTGCACCTCGTCAACTCGGTGAACCCCGACCGCATCGAGGGACAGAAGACGGCCGCATACGAGGTCGTCAGCCAGCTCGGCGACGCCCCCGACTTCCACTTCATCCCCGTCGGCAATGCCGGCAACTACACCGCCTACTCCCGCGGCTATCGCGAGGAGGCCGCGCGCGGCGTCGCGACGAAGGTGCCCCGCATGTTCGGTTTCCAGGCCGAGGGCTCCGCGCCGCTCGTGCGCGGTGAGGTCGTGAAGCACCCCGAGACGATCGCGTCCGCGATCCGCATCGGCAACCCGGCGTCCTGGGAGCTCGCGCTGGAGGCCAAGTCCGCCACCGACGGCTGGTTCGGCGCGATCGACGACGACCGGATCCTGGCCGCGCAGAAGCTGCTCGCCGGCACGGTCGGCGTCTTCGTCGAGCCGGCCTCGGCGATCAGCGTCGCCGGCCTTCTCGACCGCGCCGAGGCCGGCGTGATCCCGGCCGGGGCGACCGTCGTGCTCACGGTCACCGGTCACGGGCTCAAGGACCCCCAGTGGGCCCTCCGCAACACCGACGGATCGCAGGTCGAGCCTCTCGTGGTGGATGCCGCGACGAGCGAAGTCGCGTCCGCGCTCGACCTGACGCCCGTCCAGGGATGA
- a CDS encoding MalY/PatB family protein has product MPTDFDAISEERLRAAGSMKWSAYPGTIGAWVAEMDFGVAEPIASAVSDALSSGLTGYLPAALSTDLAAATSQWYERRYGWRPDPERIHPVPDVITAYQVAIERFSAPGSAVIVPTPAYMPFLFVPPMQDRRVIEVPSIEVDGRMTMDLDSISRAFEDGGGLVVLCNPHNPLGTVFTRTELLALAEVVDAHDGRVFSDEIHAPIVYGDTVHVPYASVSEVAAGHTVTAASASKAWNLAGLKCAQVILSNDVDAAAWAEFGPWAGHGTATVGVIANIAAYRDGESWLEGVVDYLDGNRRALVDGLARHAPHARVAMPEGSYIALIDLRAYALEGDLGEWFRENAQVSMTDGRACGEAGVGQVRFVFALPRPLLEVAIERIGAALAGVPLR; this is encoded by the coding sequence ATGCCCACTGATTTCGATGCGATCTCGGAGGAGCGTCTGCGCGCCGCGGGCAGCATGAAATGGAGCGCGTACCCGGGCACGATCGGCGCGTGGGTGGCGGAGATGGACTTCGGTGTCGCCGAACCCATCGCATCAGCGGTCTCCGACGCCCTGTCGTCAGGGCTGACCGGGTACCTCCCCGCGGCGCTGTCGACGGACCTCGCTGCGGCCACGTCGCAGTGGTACGAACGCCGGTACGGATGGCGGCCCGACCCGGAGCGGATCCATCCCGTCCCCGATGTCATCACCGCATATCAGGTCGCGATCGAGCGCTTCAGCGCTCCCGGGTCTGCGGTCATCGTGCCGACGCCCGCGTACATGCCGTTCCTGTTCGTGCCGCCGATGCAGGATCGGCGCGTCATCGAAGTGCCCTCGATCGAGGTCGACGGGCGCATGACGATGGACCTCGACAGCATCTCCCGGGCCTTCGAGGACGGCGGCGGACTCGTCGTGCTCTGCAATCCCCACAACCCTCTCGGCACCGTGTTCACCCGCACCGAGCTGCTCGCGTTGGCGGAGGTCGTGGACGCCCACGACGGGCGCGTCTTCTCGGACGAGATCCACGCCCCGATCGTCTACGGGGATACCGTCCACGTCCCCTACGCGTCGGTGTCGGAGGTCGCAGCAGGGCACACCGTGACGGCGGCATCCGCCTCCAAGGCATGGAACCTGGCAGGGCTCAAGTGCGCGCAGGTCATCCTGTCCAACGACGTGGACGCGGCGGCCTGGGCCGAGTTCGGTCCGTGGGCAGGGCACGGCACGGCCACGGTCGGAGTCATCGCGAACATCGCGGCGTACCGTGACGGTGAATCGTGGCTCGAGGGCGTCGTCGACTATCTGGACGGCAATCGCCGAGCGCTCGTCGACGGCCTCGCTCGGCACGCACCGCACGCACGGGTGGCGATGCCCGAAGGCTCCTACATCGCGCTGATCGATCTGCGGGCCTATGCCCTCGAGGGAGACCTGGGGGAGTGGTTCCGCGAGAATGCTCAGGTCTCGATGACCGACGGCCGCGCGTGCGGGGAGGCCGGCGTGGGGCAGGTCCGCTTCGTCTTCGCCCTCCCGCGCCCGCTGCTGGAGGTCGCGATCGAGCGGATCGGAGCCGCTCTCGCGGGAGTTCCACTCCGCTGA
- the cysK gene encoding cysteine synthase A: MPGIHSDITSAFGNTPLVRLNRVSEGLPGTVLAKLEFYNPASSVKDRLGIAIVDAAEASGELKPGGTIVEGTSGNTGIALAMVGAARGYKVILTMPSSMSVERRMLLKAYGAELVLTDPSLGMKGAVAEAEKIAGETPGAVLAKQFANQANVEVHKKTTAEEILRDTDGEIGYFVAGIGTGGTITGVGQVLKERAPEAKVVAVEPKDSPLLTEGKPGPHKIQGIGPNFIPPILDQGVIDEVQDVTFDDAIATAREVATKEGILVGISSGAAVWAALQVAARPEAEGKNIVVIIPSFGERYLSTALYEHLRD, from the coding sequence ATGCCCGGCATCCACTCCGACATCACGAGCGCATTCGGCAACACCCCCCTCGTCCGCCTCAACCGCGTGTCGGAGGGTCTGCCCGGCACCGTGCTCGCGAAGCTCGAGTTCTACAATCCGGCGTCATCGGTCAAGGACCGTCTGGGTATCGCGATCGTGGATGCCGCGGAGGCGTCGGGCGAACTGAAGCCCGGGGGCACGATCGTCGAGGGGACGAGCGGCAACACCGGCATCGCACTCGCGATGGTCGGCGCCGCGCGTGGGTACAAGGTCATCCTCACCATGCCGTCGTCGATGTCCGTCGAGCGCCGGATGCTCCTGAAGGCCTACGGTGCGGAGCTCGTGCTCACCGACCCGTCGCTCGGCATGAAAGGCGCAGTCGCCGAGGCCGAGAAGATCGCCGGCGAAACGCCCGGCGCCGTGCTCGCGAAGCAGTTCGCGAACCAGGCCAACGTCGAGGTCCACAAGAAGACGACGGCCGAGGAGATCCTCCGCGACACCGACGGCGAGATCGGCTACTTCGTCGCCGGCATCGGCACCGGCGGGACGATCACCGGTGTCGGCCAGGTGCTGAAGGAGCGCGCCCCCGAGGCGAAGGTCGTGGCTGTCGAGCCGAAGGACTCGCCGCTCCTCACCGAAGGCAAGCCCGGACCCCACAAGATCCAGGGCATCGGCCCGAACTTCATTCCGCCGATCCTCGACCAGGGCGTCATCGACGAGGTGCAGGACGTCACGTTCGACGACGCGATCGCCACGGCCCGCGAGGTCGCGACGAAGGAGGGCATCCTCGTCGGCATCTCCTCCGGCGCCGCCGTCTGGGCGGCACTCCAGGTCGCCGCTCGCCCCGAGGCCGAGGGCAAGAACATCGTCGTCATCATCCCGTCGTTCGGCGAGCGGTACCTCTCGACCGCGCTGTACGAGCACCTCCGCGACTGA
- the cysK gene encoding cysteine synthase A, whose protein sequence is MPGILPDITHAFGRTPLVRLNALTEGLHAEVLVKLEFYNPGASVKDRLGFALVEAAEAAGELAPGGTIVESTSGNTGISLALIGAARGYKVILTMPASMSKERRTLLKAYGAELVLTDPHKGMTEAVDTAKRIVAETPGAILARQFEHEANAAIHRRTTAEEIWADTDGRIDWFVAGSGTGGTVTGVGQALKAKDAAVKVALVEPKDSPVLTEGRAGGHRIQGIGPNFVPAVLDREVVDEIFDAEFDDALTVARDLATREGILAGMSAGAAVWAALQIARRPESAGGRIVVIVPDAGERYLSTALYAHLREEETA, encoded by the coding sequence GTGCCCGGCATCCTTCCCGACATCACCCACGCCTTCGGACGCACCCCGCTCGTGCGGCTGAACGCCCTGACCGAGGGCCTCCACGCCGAGGTGCTCGTGAAGCTGGAGTTCTACAACCCCGGGGCCAGCGTGAAGGACCGGCTCGGGTTCGCTCTCGTCGAGGCGGCAGAGGCCGCCGGTGAGCTCGCTCCCGGCGGGACGATCGTGGAGTCGACCAGCGGGAACACCGGGATCTCACTCGCCCTCATCGGCGCGGCGCGCGGGTACAAGGTCATCCTCACGATGCCCGCCTCGATGTCGAAGGAGCGCCGCACCCTGTTGAAGGCCTACGGTGCCGAGCTGGTCCTGACCGACCCGCACAAGGGCATGACGGAGGCCGTCGACACGGCGAAGCGCATCGTGGCCGAGACCCCGGGGGCGATCCTCGCCCGCCAGTTCGAGCATGAGGCGAACGCCGCCATTCACCGCCGCACGACCGCGGAGGAGATCTGGGCAGACACCGACGGTCGCATCGACTGGTTCGTCGCAGGCTCCGGCACCGGCGGCACGGTGACCGGGGTCGGCCAGGCCCTCAAGGCGAAGGATGCCGCCGTGAAGGTCGCCCTCGTCGAGCCGAAGGACTCCCCCGTCCTCACCGAGGGGCGCGCGGGCGGCCATCGCATCCAGGGCATCGGCCCGAACTTCGTCCCCGCCGTCCTCGATCGGGAGGTCGTCGACGAGATCTTCGACGCCGAGTTCGACGACGCGCTCACCGTCGCGCGGGACCTCGCCACCCGTGAGGGGATCCTCGCGGGGATGTCGGCGGGCGCCGCCGTGTGGGCAGCCCTCCAGATCGCGCGCCGGCCGGAGTCCGCGGGCGGTCGGATCGTCGTCATCGTCCCCGACGCCGGGGAACGCTACCTCTCGACCGCGCTCTACGCACACCTCCGCGAGGAGGAGACGGCGTGA